A window of the Garra rufa chromosome 10, GarRuf1.0, whole genome shotgun sequence genome harbors these coding sequences:
- the LOC141344624 gene encoding uncharacterized protein produces the protein MSCDVKMEFIRETDDGCTCHQCEKTFISQRNLKEHMRIHTGEKLFTCPQCGKSFARKECFMIHIRIHTGEKPFACQECEKTFTSRGSLNLHLRVHSNKKPFKCSECEKSFRRKEHFSNHMRTHTGEEPFTCDQCGKSFKWSNSLRIHKLFHSGEKPFQCDQCDKRFVLESDLKAHMKTHTKEKLYLCSVCGKSFSWRIRFKDHLKIHSVVKEHVCTDCGKAFTTAAQLKVHRRIHTGEKPYKCSHCEKSFKQSGALKDHEKIHTGEKPFSCPHCEKSFLTKRHFDSHIRIHTGENPFKCTHCEKYFLTKGNLESHMRIHTGEKPFKCDQCGKSYKWSNSLRIHKLFHSGEKPFQCDQCDKRFVLESDLKAHMKTHTKEKLYLCSVCGKSFSWRIRFKDHLKIHSGVKEYLCTDCGKAFTTSAQLKVHQKIHTGEKTYKCSHCDKSFKQSGALKDHERIHTGEKPFQCLQCGRRFTHSKTAVMHRNKHCPKLKSVQLEKQDLTNSTINEYGRPYRTTMSCDEKMELIKENNDDRTCHQCEKTFISKRNLKEHMSIHSGEKPFPCPECGKTFTRKRNLKTHMRMHTGEKLFSCHQCGKRFSSQRNLKEHMRIHTGEKLFTCPQCGKSFARKECFMIHIRIHTGEKPFACQECEKTFTSRGTLNLHLKVHSNKKPFKCSECEKTFKRKDHFSNHMRTHTGEKPFKCDQCGKCFKWSNSLRIHKLFHSGEKPFQCDQCDKRFVLESDLKAHMRTHTKEKLYLCSVCGKSFSQLQCFRKHLKIHSGVKEHLCTDCGKAFMTSSQLKVHRRIHTKEAKHDQNCGDDGGLQEKPLCTSSTHHHEHCGCSGDIQLPWNHRLSGPEVEVSH, from the exons ATGAGCTGTGAcgtaaagatggagtttattagaGAGACGGATGATGGTTGCACATgccatcagtgtgaaaagacctTCATAAGTCAAAGAAACCTCAAAGaacacatgaggattcacaccggagagaaactgTTCacatgtcctcagtgtggaaagagttttgcacGTAAAGAATGCTTTATGATTCACATcaggattcacaccggagagaagccgtttGCGTGTCaggagtgtgaaaagactttcaCAAGTCGAGGAAGTCTTAACCTTCACTTAAGGGTTCACAGTAATAAGAAGCCGTTCAAGTGCTCTGaatgtgaaaagagtttcagaCGTAAAGAACACTTCAGTaatcacatgagaactcacaccgGAGAAGAgccgttcacatgtgatcagtgcggaaagagtttcaaatGGTCAAACAGTCTCCGAATTCATAAACTCTTTCACTCCGGAGAAAAGCCGTTTCAGTGTGATCAGTGCGATAAGAGGTTTGTTCTGGAGTCAGACCTAAAGGcccacatgaaaactcacactAAAGAGAAGCTTTACTTGTGTTCtgtttgtggaaagagtttttcatggCGGATCCGTTTTAAAGACCACCTGAAAATCCACTCTGTTGTGAAAGAGCATGTGTGCACAGATTGTGGTAAAGCCTTTACTACAGCCGCTCAGCTGAAAGTGCACCGCAGGATTCATACTGGAGAAAAACCCTACAAGTGTTCACATTGTGAGAAGAGTTTCAAACAGTCCGGAGCACTTAAAGACCAtgagaaaattcacactggagagaagccgttctcatgtcctcactgtgaaaagaGTTTTTTGACTAAAAGACACTTTGATAGTCACAtacgaattcacactggagaaaatccATTCAAATGTACTCATTGTGAAAAGTATTTTTTAACTAAGGGCAACCTTGagagtcacatgagaattcacaccggagaaaaGCCATTTAAGTGTgatcagtgcggaaagagttACAAATGGTCAAACAGTCTCCGAATTCATAAACTCTTTCACTCCGGAGAAAAGCCGTTTCAGTGTGATCAGTGCGATAAGAGGTTTGTTCTGGAGTCAGACCTAAAGGcccacatgaaaactcacactAAAGAGAAGCTTTACTTGTGTTCtgtttgtggaaagagtttttcatggCGGATCCGTTTTAAAGACCATCTGAAAATCCACTCTGGTGTGAAAGAGTATTTGTGCACCGATTGTGGTAAAGCCTTTACTACATCTGCTCAGCTGAAAGTGCATCAGAAGATTCATACTGGAGAAAAAACGTACAAGTGTTCACATTGTGACAAGAGTTTCAAACAGTCCGGAGCACTTAAAGACCAtgagagaattcacactggagagaaaccgttccaGTGCCTTCAGTGCGGCAGGAGATTCACCCATTCCAAAACCGCAGTGATGCACAGAAACAAGCATTGCCCAAAATTAAAGTCAGTGCAACTGGAGAAGCAAGACCTTACGAACTCAACCATTAATGA ATACGGCCGTCCATACCGCACAACAATGAGCTGTGATGAAAAGATGGAGCTTATTAAAGAGAATAATGATGATCGCACGTgccatcagtgtgaaaagacctTCATAAGTAAAAGAAACCTTAAAGAGCACATGAGTATTCACAGCGGAGAGAAACCGTTCCCATGCCCTGAGTGTGGAAAGACCTTCACACGGAAAAGAAACCTCAAAACTCACATGAGAATGCacaccggagaaaaactgttttcatgccatcagtgtggaaagagattctcAAGTCAAAGAAACCTCAAAGaacacatgaggattcacaccggagagaaactgTTCacatgtcctcagtgtggaaagagtttcgctcgtaAAGAATGCTTTATGATTCACATcaggattcacaccggagagaagccgtttGCGTGTCAGGAGTGTGAGAAGACTTTCACAAGTCGAGGAACCCTTAACCTTCACTTAAAAGTTCATAGTAATAAGAAGCCGTTCAAGTGCTCTGAATGTGAAAAGACTTTCAAACGTAAAGACCACTTCAGTaatcacatgagaactcacaccgGAGAAAAGCCGTTCAAGTGTGATCAGTGCGGAAAGTGTTTCAAATGGTCAAATAGTCTCCGAATTCATAAACTCTTTCACTCCGGAGAAAAGCCGTTTCAGTGTGATCAGTGCGATAAGAGGTTTGTTCTGGAGTCAGACCTAAAGgcccacatgagaactcacactaaAGAGAAGCTTTACTTGTGTTCtgtttgtggaaagagtttttcacagCTGCAGTGTTTTAGAAAACATCTGAAAATCCACTCTGGTGTGAAAGAGCATTTGTGCACAGATTGTGGTAAAGCCTTTATGACATCCAGTCAGCTGAAAGTGCACCGCAGGATCCATACTAAAGAAGCTAAACATGATCAAAACTGTGGAGACGATGGTGGACTTCAGGAGAAACCCCTCTGCACTTCTTctactcaccatcatgaacactgTGGCTGCAGTGGAGATATTCAACTTCCTTGGAACCACCGTCTCTCAGGACCTGAGGTGGAAGTTTCACATTGA